The Proteiniphilum propionicum genome contains the following window.
AACGTTACTGAAATACAAATTTACAATTTTCCACATATTTCTTATCTTTGCAAATCAGAAATCTTAGTTTAAATCGATTTAATATGACACGAAAAATATTGTTTCTACTATCCATTTGGATACCAGCATTATTAGTTGCACAAAATAGGGAGGTTCTATCACTGAACGAAGGATGGCAGTTCTCACAGATGAACAAGGGCCAATGGTACGATGCAAAGGTTCCCGGTTCGGTACAGCATGACCTGGTGCGACACAACATCTTGCCAGATCCATATTACGGAATCAACGAAACCAAAATTCAGTGGGTAGAGGATGAAAACTGGGATTTCAAAAAATCTTTTACCGTTTCAGCAGAACAGATGAAATATGATGATGCGGTTATCTTCTTTGAAGGGCTGGATACCCATGCCGATATTTTTTTAAACGGCTCACATATTCTGCGTTCGCAGAATATGTTCACAGGTCACAAAGTGCCTGTAAAAAACATGCTCAAGGAGGGAAAAAACATGCTTTATATACGTTTCTATTCTCCTGTACAAACAATGATGCCCGCACGTGCAACGTATGGCTATGATTACCCTGCGGGCAACGATCACCGGGAAGAGAAGCTGAGCGTATATAATCGCAAGGCACCCTACCACTTTGGGTGGGACTGGGGTATCCGTATTGTTCAGATGGGTATATGGAAGCCTGTTTCTCTTCTTTTCTATAACGATATGCAGATTGAGGACTACTATGTGAAGCAGTCCGTAATCACCAAGGAGAAAGCCGAGATCGAGCATCAGATCCAGATAAATTCTCTAACCGGGGGAGAAGCAACCCTTGTTTACGGCTATACGTTTGAGGGTAAGCAGCTCTCCTTGGGTCGCAAGGATATATGCCTTACAAAAGGGGAAAACCTCATTAATGTTCCTACAATCATAAACAACCCCAAGCTCTGGATGCCGGTCAATTGGGGTGAACAGCACCTTTATGATTTTTTTGTAAAGATCAATATTGGAGACCGGTGTGTTGCCGAAAAAGAGGTTAGGACAGGCCTCCGATCTGTCCGCTTGGTACAGGAACCTGATGAACACGGAAGATCGTTTTATTTCGAAGTAAACGGAATCCCTTTCTTCGCCAAAGGTTCAAATTACATACCCGGTGAAATTTTTACTACTAATCAGGACAAAGACTACTATAACAAGATCTTCGATCATATCACCGGAGCCAATATGAACTTTGTCCGCGTCTGGGGGGGTGGTATCTATGAGAATGAAGAGTTCTACCGGCAGGCCGATGAGAGAGGTATCCTGGTGTGGCAAGATTTTATTTTCGGATGTGTACCCTACCCTTCCGACAATGCTTTCCTGGCAAACGTGAAAGAAGAAGCCATTTATAACATCAAACGGCTCCGCAATCACCCCTCACTGGCTTTCTGGTGCGGCAACAACGAAGTGGAAGAAGGGTTGCGGCACTGGGGCTGGCAGAAGGAGTACCCTGCTGAAATAATGGACTCCTGGTTCAGGGGATACGACAAAACCTTCCGGGAACTGCTTCCCGTGCTGGTGGACGAGTATGATGGCACACGCAGCTACATACACGGGTCGCCCTACGACTCAAACTGGGGAAACCCTGAGAAGTTTTCCGCAAGTGACGTGCACGACTGGGGCTTATGGTACGGAAACCTTCCATTCGAGGCTATGGCCGACAGGTTACCGCGCTTTGCCAGTGAATTCGGTTTTCAGTCGTTCCCCGAGATGAAAACTATTCGCTCCTTTGCTCCGGAAGATCAGTGGGAGCTTGAGAGTGAGGTAATGAAAGTACACCAGAAAGCTTCTACAGGCAACTCACTGATAAAAAAATACATGGATATGTATTACCAAGAGCCGAAGAATTTTGAGGATTTTGTCTATGTGGGCCTGGTGATGCAGGGCAACGGCATGGAGGAGTCGGTGGAAGCGATGCGGCGCGGCAGGCCTTACTGCATGGGTGCCCTCTACTGGCAGATTAACGATGACTGGCCCGTAGTCTCCTGGTCGAGTATCGATTACTACGACAATTGGAAAGCTCAACACTACCGGATGAGGGATGTATTCGCTCCTCTCGCCCTGGGTGTTAAATTCATTGATAACAAGTTGAATTACTATACTATGTCAGATTATCTGTATGACAATAACAATCTGCGCCTTACTGTTCAGGTTATCGATTTCTCCAGAGGAAAACAAAAGGAGATCACAGAAAGAGTGACTGCCAAAGCCAACTCTAGCAACATCGTAAAAACTTTCAACGTATCTGACCTGGTTACGGAGGCAGAAAAATCGCATACTGTTATCCACGCTTTTCTTACCGATAACAATGGAAACAAAATCTCAACAAAAGATTATTTTTTCTATTGGCCAAATATGTTGGAACTACCGGAAACAAAGGTGAACAGCAAGGTGCAATATAGCGATGGTGAATACAGGGTTACCCTTTCGAGCAAAGGGCTGGCGAAAGATGTTTTTGTGGAGATCCCCGTGCAGGGAGCCCGCTACAGCGACAACTTCATTGATCTGCTGCCAGGAGAGAAGAAAACAATTATCATCACCTCTCCCAATCTGAAAGCCGCCAATAGGACACCCATCACTGTAACACATATCAGAGAGACTTATTAATTTAAGTTTTGCTTGTGCTTGTATCTAAGTTACAGATATATATTGCTAAACATAAGACATGCATATGTTTTGTGCAACACACGTCAGATGAAACAGGTCACTAAGCATTGTCATTTGCGAGATTCGGCTGTTATCGCAACAGATGCGAAAGTTCAATTATTATTAAGTACTGTAGCGTATTTTTTATAATCAAGGATGAACAAAATTCAAGTGCTTAAAAAAAGAGAAGGTCTATCAATTCTGCTGGTAGTGGCTGTAACATCATTTATGGGTACCTTTCTGGTATCATCGGTGAATATAGCCCTTCCAACCATTGAAAGGGACTTCTCTCTAAACGCCATTGAGCTGAGCTGGATAATTACCTCCTTCATGCTGGCTACAGCACTTTTTATGCTGCCTGCAGGAGCATGGGGCGACAGAAAAGACAATGGAAAACTATTTAAGCTGGGGGTCCTGATTTTTACGCTGGCGTCAGTCGTCTGTTACACGGCTCCAAGCGGGAACTGGCTTATTGCCGGGCGTTTTCTGCAGGGGGTGGGCACTGCATTTACCAGCACCACCGGACAGGCTATACTGGTGGCGTCATTCCCAGTTGAAAAAAGGGGACAGGTCCTCGGTATCTCGGTAGCATCGGTTTACGGAGGGCTTGCATTAGGACCGCTTATCGGGGGAATACTCACACTACACACCGGATGGAGATCACTCTTTCTCATCTCGGTAATACTTGGAGTTATTACTATCTTTATCTCGTTCATCTTCCTCAAGAGCGAATCTAATAGAGCCGCCACCACTAAAAAGGCAGACAGAAAAGGAACTTTCCTATTTATGACCGGGCTCACCGCGCTCGTTTACGGATCCTCCCAGATTCCCTCCCTGGCAGGGTGGGGATTAATGGGCGGGGCTGTGATACTTCTTCTCCTTTTCTGGAAATTTGAGAGCAATACAGAATACCCGCTTCTTGATACAAAACTTTTCTCACATAACCGGCTCTTCACATACTCCAGCCTATCGGCTCTGATAAACTATACATCAACATTCGCTATTGTTTTTTTCCTAAGCCTCTATCTCCAGAAGGTGCATGGGCTATCGCCGCGTGACGCCGGTGCAATAATAATTTCACAGCCGGTAGTAATGGCAATCTTCTCACCGGTAATGGGAAAATTATCCGATAAATTTCAACCGCGTTATTTCGCCACCACCGGCATGGCCATATGTTCATCGGGACTGGCAATGCTGGCTTTCATCGGTCCCGACACACCGCTGGGAGTAATTATTGCCATACTCGTATGGGTGGGACTTGGCTTTGCACTTTTCTCCTCACCCAACATGAGCACAATCATGAGTTCAGTAGACCGGAAACAATATGGGCAGGCATCCGGACTAGCTGCTTCTATGAGGGTTTTCGGCCAGATCATAAGTATGAGTATAGTCACACTTATCTTCTCTCTGATGTTTGGAGACCTATCTGTGGAAGCTGTCCCCGACACAGTTTTCATGTCGGCGATGCGATGGGGGTTTATTATTTTCGCGCTTATAGGAATACCTGGCGTATATTTCTCTTATAATCGCGGTAACTTGAAATGGAGGTAATAACAGATGCCACCTTTTCATTTTTACACCTTTTCATTTTTACACCTTACTACTTTATTATTATCTTTGCAACCGCAAACAAAAAATGGAAATTTAACGAAATGGCTAAAGAATTGAAGGAGCTCACGCCCCAAAGCATAGATTATTCGCAGTGGTATCTCGATTTGGTAATCAAGGCCGAACTGGCAGAAAACTCAGCCGTAAGAGGCTGTATGGTAATAAAACCTTACGGCTTTGCCATCTGGGAGAAGATTCAGCGCCAGCTGGACGACATGTTTAAGGAGACCGGGCATGTGAATGCCTATTTCCCATTGTTTATACCAAAATCATTTCTTAGCCGTGAAGCTGATCATGTGGAAGGTTTCGCAAAAGAGTGCGCCGTTGTGACCCACTACAGGTTGAAAAACGACCCTGAAGGCAATGGTGTTGTGGTAGATCCTGAAGCGAAACTCGAAGAAGAGCTGGTGGTACGCCCCACCTCTGAAACCATCATATGGAGCACATATAAAAACTGGATACAATCCTACCGGGATCTTCCTATTCTCATCAATCAGTGGGCCAACGTGGTTCGCTGGGAGATGCGTACACGCCTCTTTCTCCGCACAACGGAATTCCTGTGGCAGGAAGGCCATACGGCACATGCTACAAAAGATGAGGCAATTGAAGAGGCGGAAAGGATGATTAATATTTACGCCGAATTTGCAGAGAAGTATATGGCCATGCCAGTAGTAAAAGGCTTTAAGTCGGAATCTGAACGATTCGCAGGCGCAGTTGACACATACACTATAGAAGCATTAATGCAGGATGGGAAGGCACTGCAGTCAGGTACCTCCCATTTCCTGGGACAGAACTTTGCCAAAGCTTTCGATGTGCAGTTCACCGATAAGAACGGGAACCGCGATTACGTTTGGGCAACCTCATGGGGTGTCTCTACCCGGCTGATGGGAGCGCTAATCATGTCGCACTCAGACGACAACGGGCTTGTACTCCCCCCAAAGCTTGCACCTTATCAGGTGGTGATTGTGCCTATTTACAAGAATGCAGGACAGTTGGAGCAGATTGACAGGAAAGTTGCTGGTATTGTTGAACGTTTAAAAGCTCTGGGTATAAGCGTTAAATACGACAATAACGATAACAAAAAACCGGGCTGGAAATTCTCTGAATATGAGCTCAAGGGTGTACCTGTACGTCTTGCCATTGGTGCACGTGACTTAGAAAACAATACCATTGAGGTTGCACGTCGCGACACTCTAACAAAAGAGACACTGCCATGCGATAATATTGAGAACCATATTAAAGCGCTTTTAGAAGAGATACAAGATAATATATACAAGAAAGCGCTCGATTTCCGCACTGCACAAACAAGAGAGGTGAACTCTTACGACGAGTTCAAAGAGGAGATTGAAAAAGGTGGATTCCTGCTTTGCCACTGGGACGGGACACCCGAAACCGAAGAGCTTATAAAGGATGAGACCAAGGCAACTATTCGCTGCATACCGCTTGAGGGTGACAAAACACCCGGTAAATGCATTGTCAGCGGCAAACCTTCGGCACAGAGAGTTATATTCGCACGTGCTTATTAAGTGTTATCCCTCAATAAATGGCAACAGCAAAAGTTTGGATATCGGCATTCAGGCTGCGTACGCTTTTTCTCGCAATGGCTACAGTTATCCTGGGGAGCGGTCTGGCATGGCACGAAGGTAATTTCAGTTTACGTACATTTATCATCGCATCGATACTAGCTGTAACTATACAAATCCTGGCGAATCTGGCAAACGATCTTGGCGATTTTCAGAAAGGCGCCGATGTTACCGGAAAGCGACAGGGGCCAACCAGGGCAATACAGAGCGGGAAAATATCTCCCCTGGAAATGAAAAGAGCAATCTTCATATTTTCTGTCATATCTGTTGTTACCGGACTTTCCCTTGTGATAAGTGTGCTCGACTATATCGACCGGCAGGCTGCACTTATACTTATTGGCCTGGGTGGAGCCAGCATTCTGGCAGCTCTTTTTTACACGATGGGTAAATTTGCTTATGGTTACAGAGGCTGGGGCGATCTTTTCGCCTTCATCTTCTTCGGCCCCGTACCTGTTGCAGGTACCTTTTTCCTTCATACCCACTCATTTAGTATTCTGCCGTTACTACCTGCAACAGGCATGGGACTTATAAGCACTATGATTCTGAATATAAACAATATGAGGGATATAGAAAACGATAAATTTTCCGGAAAAATCACCTTGGCCGTGAAATTGGGACTTAACGGTGCTAAAGCCTATCATTCCGGTTTAACTCTCTTCACACTTTTCTGCTTTCTCGGCTATAACCTTATGTATGAAATATTACCCTGGTATCGTTACTTATATCTGTTTGTTTTCATTCTCCTGTTTAAAATACTAAAAGATATACTTCGAAAAAACGGCCAAACACTCGACCCCTACCTCAAGTACACATCGCTGTCGGGTTTTTTGCTCGCGATAATGTTCTCATTGTGCATAAATATCTGATCTGTTAATAAAAAAAATCAACATCATATAAGGATTTGATTCTTCCGTTTTTTCAGCAGCCTTATTAATAAGGCTTTTTCTATTCATAATAAATTATTGCTCCAAGTTGATTAATGGACAGACAGTTGCCATTAGAAAGTGCAATTTCCGGAGATTTCAATTTGTCGCTAGGATTGAATATTGACAATCACACGGACAAGGGGAATCGACAAAGTGCAAACAATAACGCAGCACCAAAAATAAATCTTACTTTAGAAAGATTGATAAACCAGGGCATATCACTTGTATATGCCCTGAATAATCTGATTCGCTTTTCAAGGGAGTATCCCAATAAGTGTGTAAATAGCAATAGAAGGGTTTTGACAGGCTCTTTCGCTTGGGCACAAGGCGGGCTAGAAGCTGCTGTCCCGATCCTGGGGAACGTTAATGCGGGGCAAGCCTATTCTCCTGCCGGTGTCACTAAATTAAAAGCACGCCTTGCAATAAGAATGATCGATCTATCCCTAACAACCGCGATAGTTCGTTGAAAGATACTTCGTGCCCTACTTGCAAAGCAAGAGCCTGAAGAAGTTTCTCGATCACTTCTGGTTTTCTAATATCCTGAAAATCAAATATATCTTTAAATAGATAACTTGATACGATGTTAGTTAGTATTTCTCTTTCGTTTCCAAGGTTATTGACTACATCTGGATAGGAACCAAAAACAATTCGATTTTATAATATTCTCAAGTTCTCGTTTTATCATTTTAACTCTGTATGCACTCAAAAGTATAATTATTTGTGGATGTAACCAACAAATATTATGTTTTCAGCAGAATTAGGGTAAATAATGGAACTTTTAGTCTGTATTCAGTTTTCTATCTTGTAATCCAAATAGAAAGAGAATAATTATATTTTTTAATTCATGCTATTATCTTTGCATCCAATGAGTTGAGAGGGAAGCGAGCTCTGCCGAGGAGCAACTCGCCAGCAATAAACTCCCTGCTTTACACCGTAACACTTTCAGGGCCGGGACTTTTGTTAATGCCCTTCGTGCATAGTACTTAACTTGGTGGTGGAAATCCACTATGGGGGTTTGTAATCGCCCACCATTAGCTGAAGACAATAGTGTCTATCGCGAGATGGAATCTGAAGGAAATCGTAGACAAAGTTCCACCCCGAGGAACACGAATCATATCAGGCATAACCGTCGGGATGAGGCTAAATAACAAGTCAAAGTCCAAAGATTACACGGACTGCGGGATGTAAATATTGCGGGGACATGGAATGAAAGTGAAGTATCTTGCCATGGGAGGTCTCACGGACGTACAGAAGCAGTGTAAGAAGTACGGACAACAGTTGTCATGAGAAGTCAGCAGACGCCATAGTAGTATTGAAACGATCCATTATAGAAAAATGGAAGTCTCACACTGCGAGATTATTCACATGCCCGATATACAAAAAATAGGGTTTCCGAAGAAGTATGTTAAGCGTCTTTTTCGGTAAAAAATAAACTCTCAACACAAATATATGTAGGAGTAATCAAAGCAAAACTGTATCTTTGCCTTCTCATAAAAAAACATCATGATCGAACAAAACAGAGAAGAGGCCACAGAACAAAAAACCATCAGTCCGGTAGTAGACTGGTTCGTCCGTTTGATAAAAGGCACTCTTGTTGGCATAGGATTTATTCTTCCAGGATTATCAGGAGGCGTACTGGCAGTCATCTTCGGCATCTATAACCCTCTGATTAGGTTTCTCGCCAATCTGCGGCATAAGTTCCTGAAAAACATTTTCTACTTTCTCCCTGTCGCCATCGGTGCTGCTATTGGCATTGTCCTTTTTGCAGTTGTGGTGGAAAAAGCATTCGGAAGGTATGCAGCTCAGTTTGTATGCCTCTTTGTGGGTTTTGTGGCAGGCACCTTTCCCTCTCTCTATAAAACGGCTGGGAAAGAGGGCAGGAAATCCTCTGACTTGTGGATACTTATCGCCGCTACACTGGTTATTTTTACGCTAATGCTCTTTGGAGGACAACAGCTGACAGAGATAAAACCCAACTTCATGGTTTGGCTGGGATCAGGATTGCTTATGGGACTCGGGTTGATAGTCCCGGGGATGAGCCCTTCCAATTTTCTTATCTACTTTGGACTTTACGATAAAATGGCCATA
Protein-coding sequences here:
- a CDS encoding DUF368 domain-containing protein, which encodes MIEQNREEATEQKTISPVVDWFVRLIKGTLVGIGFILPGLSGGVLAVIFGIYNPLIRFLANLRHKFLKNIFYFLPVAIGAAIGIVLFAVVVEKAFGRYAAQFVCLFVGFVAGTFPSLYKTAGKEGRKSSDLWILIAATLVIFTLMLFGGQQLTEIKPNFMVWLGSGLLMGLGLIVPGMSPSNFLIYFGLYDKMAIGIKDFDFGVIIPLIIGFIICVLLFAKAASWLFRKYYSGMYHFILGMVIGSSLAIFPTVVFPAFASEQLAIAGLNFGGAFLFCVLLFITGTYASYLFSKVEEKYPREEIF
- the proS gene encoding proline--tRNA ligase, giving the protein MAKELKELTPQSIDYSQWYLDLVIKAELAENSAVRGCMVIKPYGFAIWEKIQRQLDDMFKETGHVNAYFPLFIPKSFLSREADHVEGFAKECAVVTHYRLKNDPEGNGVVVDPEAKLEEELVVRPTSETIIWSTYKNWIQSYRDLPILINQWANVVRWEMRTRLFLRTTEFLWQEGHTAHATKDEAIEEAERMINIYAEFAEKYMAMPVVKGFKSESERFAGAVDTYTIEALMQDGKALQSGTSHFLGQNFAKAFDVQFTDKNGNRDYVWATSWGVSTRLMGALIMSHSDDNGLVLPPKLAPYQVVIVPIYKNAGQLEQIDRKVAGIVERLKALGISVKYDNNDNKKPGWKFSEYELKGVPVRLAIGARDLENNTIEVARRDTLTKETLPCDNIENHIKALLEEIQDNIYKKALDFRTAQTREVNSYDEFKEEIEKGGFLLCHWDGTPETEELIKDETKATIRCIPLEGDKTPGKCIVSGKPSAQRVIFARAY
- a CDS encoding beta-mannosidase; this translates as MTRKILFLLSIWIPALLVAQNREVLSLNEGWQFSQMNKGQWYDAKVPGSVQHDLVRHNILPDPYYGINETKIQWVEDENWDFKKSFTVSAEQMKYDDAVIFFEGLDTHADIFLNGSHILRSQNMFTGHKVPVKNMLKEGKNMLYIRFYSPVQTMMPARATYGYDYPAGNDHREEKLSVYNRKAPYHFGWDWGIRIVQMGIWKPVSLLFYNDMQIEDYYVKQSVITKEKAEIEHQIQINSLTGGEATLVYGYTFEGKQLSLGRKDICLTKGENLINVPTIINNPKLWMPVNWGEQHLYDFFVKINIGDRCVAEKEVRTGLRSVRLVQEPDEHGRSFYFEVNGIPFFAKGSNYIPGEIFTTNQDKDYYNKIFDHITGANMNFVRVWGGGIYENEEFYRQADERGILVWQDFIFGCVPYPSDNAFLANVKEEAIYNIKRLRNHPSLAFWCGNNEVEEGLRHWGWQKEYPAEIMDSWFRGYDKTFRELLPVLVDEYDGTRSYIHGSPYDSNWGNPEKFSASDVHDWGLWYGNLPFEAMADRLPRFASEFGFQSFPEMKTIRSFAPEDQWELESEVMKVHQKASTGNSLIKKYMDMYYQEPKNFEDFVYVGLVMQGNGMEESVEAMRRGRPYCMGALYWQINDDWPVVSWSSIDYYDNWKAQHYRMRDVFAPLALGVKFIDNKLNYYTMSDYLYDNNNLRLTVQVIDFSRGKQKEITERVTAKANSSNIVKTFNVSDLVTEAEKSHTVIHAFLTDNNGNKISTKDYFFYWPNMLELPETKVNSKVQYSDGEYRVTLSSKGLAKDVFVEIPVQGARYSDNFIDLLPGEKKTIIITSPNLKAANRTPITVTHIRETY
- a CDS encoding MFS transporter; the protein is MNKIQVLKKREGLSILLVVAVTSFMGTFLVSSVNIALPTIERDFSLNAIELSWIITSFMLATALFMLPAGAWGDRKDNGKLFKLGVLIFTLASVVCYTAPSGNWLIAGRFLQGVGTAFTSTTGQAILVASFPVEKRGQVLGISVASVYGGLALGPLIGGILTLHTGWRSLFLISVILGVITIFISFIFLKSESNRAATTKKADRKGTFLFMTGLTALVYGSSQIPSLAGWGLMGGAVILLLLFWKFESNTEYPLLDTKLFSHNRLFTYSSLSALINYTSTFAIVFFLSLYLQKVHGLSPRDAGAIIISQPVVMAIFSPVMGKLSDKFQPRYFATTGMAICSSGLAMLAFIGPDTPLGVIIAILVWVGLGFALFSSPNMSTIMSSVDRKQYGQASGLAASMRVFGQIISMSIVTLIFSLMFGDLSVEAVPDTVFMSAMRWGFIIFALIGIPGVYFSYNRGNLKWR
- the menA gene encoding 1,4-dihydroxy-2-naphthoate octaprenyltransferase, coding for MATAKVWISAFRLRTLFLAMATVILGSGLAWHEGNFSLRTFIIASILAVTIQILANLANDLGDFQKGADVTGKRQGPTRAIQSGKISPLEMKRAIFIFSVISVVTGLSLVISVLDYIDRQAALILIGLGGASILAALFYTMGKFAYGYRGWGDLFAFIFFGPVPVAGTFFLHTHSFSILPLLPATGMGLISTMILNINNMRDIENDKFSGKITLAVKLGLNGAKAYHSGLTLFTLFCFLGYNLMYEILPWYRYLYLFVFILLFKILKDILRKNGQTLDPYLKYTSLSGFLLAIMFSLCINI